One window of the Natronomonas marina genome contains the following:
- a CDS encoding Mut7-C RNAse domain-containing protein, whose translation MFEAVAPGAATPDYAPAPAETDCWRCRDCGRVFWKGSHYERMVAKIESVT comes from the coding sequence GTGTTCGAAGCGGTCGCACCCGGAGCGGCGACCCCCGACTACGCCCCCGCGCCGGCCGAGACGGACTGCTGGCGCTGTCGGGACTGCGGACGCGTCTTCTGGAAGGGAAGCCACTACGAGCGGATGGTGGCGAAAATCGAGTCGGTGACGTAG